The Merismopedia glauca CCAP 1448/3 DNA window ACGGCTGCGAATATGTAGGTTCCTACTACCCCAATCACTTGACTGACTAATTGACTGCTATTACCATCAACTACGCCCAAATCGATCACAGTTTTACCGTCAGCACCAAGAATAGGATACAAAGCTTTAGTAGCAAAAATTCCAGTCAATATAGCCCCGACAGTTCCGCCAACTCCGTGGATAGGAAAAGTATCTAAGGAATCATCAAACTGCATTTTAGCTCTCAGGCTAACTGCAAAAAAGCAACAAACTGCTGTAATGCTACCAATTAAAATAGCACTTATGGGACTAACCATACCTGCCCCTGGGGTAACTCCTACTAATCCAGCTAAGAAACCACTAGCAATACCGATGGCTGTAGGTTTGCCTCTAAGTACCCATTCAAATATTGTCCAAGTTAAACCACCAGCAGCAGTAGCTACTGTGGTGGCGACAAAAGCTACAGTAGCTACGGAATTAGCAGCTAAAGCGCTACCACCGTTGAAACCAAACCAACCAAACCAGAGCATTCCAATCCCTAGTAAAACATAGGGTACATTGTGAGGAGCAGCAGGTTGAGTTGGATAGTTTTTTCTAGCACCTAATACCCAAGCTAGAACAACAGCAGAAACCCCAGAACTAATGTGAACTACCGTACCACCAGCAAAGTCTAAAGCACCGCCACCCCAAGGCATAACTCCAATCCAACCTTTACCCCACACCCAGTGAGCTAAAGGAGAGTAAATGAAGGTTGACCAGAGTATAACGAAGAGGAAGAAAGCCTTAAAGCTCATCCGCTCGACAATTGCCCCAGAAATCAAAGCTGGCGTAATCATGGCGAACATCATCTGATACACCATGAATACTTGGTGAGGGATGGTGGTAGCAAACCCTACAGGATCTGGAGCATCATGAGCTACTCCATTGAGGAAAAGCCATTTTAAGCTACCGATGAACGGATTCGCTATAAAAGTTGGGTCACCTGCCTTCACATTTTGGAGCAGTTCTGTGGGAGCAAATGCTAAACTATAACCCCACAATACCCAGGTAACCCCGACTAATGCCATGAGGATAAAGCTCATCATCATAGTGTTGAGGACGTTGCGCGATCGCACTAATCCCCCATAGAAAAATGCTAAACCTGGAATCATGAACAGCACTAACGCTGATGAGGTTAGCATCCAGGCAGTATCCCCTGTATTGAGCGGGTTTTCCTCTGCTGCTATGGCTTTTCCTGTCATTGGCCCGCTCAGCAGCCACAAGGCAAGCAATCCAATAGTCAAAATGTTCCTGAACACTGGCATTATTCCTTCATCTAGTAAGGTTATGTATACGAAGTAATTTTGTATCGCTGAGCTACGATTTTGTATTTGTCAAGAGCCAGTATTCTGTATCAAAATATACTTTTATGCCTGACCTCAAGCAGTTTGGGGTTTACCGATTAGCCTCTTTTGTGACTCTAGGAACAGAAAGATCTCGATTAAAAGTCATTAAAATAAATAACGGAGTAGACTTGGCATACTCCGTTATTGATTCAGAAATTATCAGGTAAGTTGTTAGAACTTAATTAACTGCATTGCTTGGCATATCTACCGCATCCCCACTAGTATAAGGCTCGGATGCTTTAAGAAAGCCATGATAGGCTTCCATCCCGTGTTCCCCAATATCTAAACCAGACAATTCTTCTTCTGGAGATACGCGAATGCCTAAAGTAGCCTTTAAAGCTAACCAGAAAATACTGCTGAGAACAACTGTTGTTGCACCCACTGCTAAAATGCCTACAATTTGAGGTAGTAAAGAGCTAGGATTTCCATCTCCTAGCAAACCGTGAGGACCGACTGGATTTCCAGCCAAATCTACCATCCAGGGGTATTTACCAGGACCAACACCAAATAATGCAACGGCAAAAGTTCCCCAAACCCCGCAAACTAGGTGTACGGAAATTGCACCAACAGGGTCGTCGATTTTCAGTTTGTCAATGAAGGTAACGGCAAATACCACGAGAATTCCAGCTATAGTCCCAATAATTGCCGATGAAGGCACAGAAACAAAAGCACAACCTGCGGTTACTCCCACCAACCCTGCTAAAATCCCGTTAACTACCATCG harbors:
- a CDS encoding ammonium transporter, with the protein product MPVFRNILTIGLLALWLLSGPMTGKAIAAEENPLNTGDTAWMLTSSALVLFMIPGLAFFYGGLVRSRNVLNTMMMSFILMALVGVTWVLWGYSLAFAPTELLQNVKAGDPTFIANPFIGSLKWLFLNGVAHDAPDPVGFATTIPHQVFMVYQMMFAMITPALISGAIVERMSFKAFFLFVILWSTFIYSPLAHWVWGKGWIGVMPWGGGALDFAGGTVVHISSGVSAVVLAWVLGARKNYPTQPAAPHNVPYVLLGIGMLWFGWFGFNGGSALAANSVATVAFVATTVATAAGGLTWTIFEWVLRGKPTAIGIASGFLAGLVGVTPGAGMVSPISAILIGSITAVCCFFAVSLRAKMQFDDSLDTFPIHGVGGTVGAILTGIFATKALYPILGADGKTVIDLGVVDGNSSQLVSQVIGVVGTYIFAAVGSFILIKIVGAITPLRVKSMEEDQGLDINEHGEEGYGEEFAAGLSYVDKTATS